Proteins encoded together in one Nostoc sp. PCC 7524 window:
- a CDS encoding histidine phosphatase family protein, with product MTLNLYLLRHGETTFSQSGNFCGKTDAELTSEGMQMAESFANIYQKLKWEAVYVSPMKRTIATAKPFCDAIGIDMQLRDGLREGSYGEWETKSKSFAQENYPENYVKWLTEPAWNAPIGGETAVDIANRSMPVIAEIQEKHPQGNVLVVSHKATIRIMLCSLLGIDLGRYRYRVNILVASVSMVKFDVNGPLLEILGDRHHIPDHLRSRPGT from the coding sequence ATGACACTCAATTTATATTTACTGCGACATGGAGAAACTACTTTTAGTCAAAGTGGTAATTTCTGCGGTAAAACTGATGCAGAGTTGACCTCTGAAGGGATGCAGATGGCAGAAAGTTTTGCCAATATTTATCAAAAATTGAAGTGGGAAGCGGTTTATGTTAGCCCGATGAAGCGCACAATTGCCACTGCCAAGCCATTTTGTGATGCTATCGGTATAGATATGCAGTTGCGTGACGGACTTAGAGAAGGTAGTTACGGCGAATGGGAAACTAAGAGTAAATCCTTTGCCCAAGAGAATTACCCAGAAAACTATGTCAAATGGTTGACAGAACCAGCTTGGAATGCACCAATAGGTGGAGAAACTGCGGTAGATATTGCTAACCGTTCTATGCCTGTCATTGCGGAAATTCAAGAAAAACATCCCCAAGGCAATGTTTTAGTAGTTTCCCATAAAGCCACGATTCGGATTATGCTTTGTAGTTTACTGGGGATTGATTTGGGACGCTATCGCTATCGGGTGAATATTTTGGTCGCGTCGGTAAGTATGGTTAAATTTGACGTTAATGGCCCTTTGTTAGAAATACTAGGCGATCGCCATCATATACCTGATCATCTCCGCTCTCGTCCGGGAACATAG
- a CDS encoding peroxiredoxin-like family protein, which yields MMKETAYIASPDIYSILNHTQRLRVSDGEIKPVLDGCTHTSKLLVLIWSQLGDFDNLEYAWWLLREKEKIEARGITIRAIGIGNRNSGIKFCEYTGFPQEWLFVDAKAEIHALLGLYRGLSIQFPMLSTSQTAWLNLMLMCAGIGSPGTLKEVFRGYRGDKKAPQLIADEEVVKDTPLPPIKGAFFKAAGGKGFQRPFELATLRLRNMTEVLSNWNIYVPDSSYLTQRGGTFLFDSQGKLIYEHRDRGILGFAENMSNPLSFLYE from the coding sequence ATGATGAAAGAAACAGCATATATCGCCTCTCCAGATATTTACTCAATTTTGAATCACACTCAACGCTTGCGAGTTAGTGATGGAGAGATTAAACCCGTTTTAGATGGCTGCACCCATACTTCAAAGTTGCTCGTACTTATTTGGTCGCAGTTGGGAGATTTTGATAATTTAGAATACGCTTGGTGGTTGCTCAGAGAAAAAGAGAAAATTGAAGCTAGAGGCATCACAATTCGAGCTATTGGCATTGGAAACCGTAATTCAGGAATCAAGTTTTGTGAATATACGGGATTTCCTCAAGAATGGTTGTTTGTGGATGCAAAAGCAGAAATACACGCTTTGTTAGGTCTTTATCGCGGTTTATCTATACAATTCCCCATGCTATCAACGTCACAAACAGCTTGGCTGAATTTAATGTTAATGTGTGCTGGGATTGGTAGCCCTGGAACGCTGAAGGAGGTTTTTCGGGGTTATAGGGGTGATAAGAAAGCACCACAGTTAATTGCTGATGAGGAAGTTGTGAAAGATACGCCTTTACCACCCATCAAAGGTGCGTTTTTCAAAGCTGCTGGAGGGAAAGGCTTTCAACGTCCTTTTGAATTAGCAACCCTGCGTCTGCGAAACATGACCGAAGTTTTGAGCAACTGGAATATTTATGTACCAGACTCATCTTATTTGACACAACGGGGAGGAACTTTTCTATTTGATTCTCAAGGTAAATTAATTTACGAACATCGCGATCGCGGTATTCTGGGTTTTGCTGAAAATATGAGCAATCCCTTATCTTTTTTGTACGAGTAA